The genome window TTTTTAACCGTTTGGACGAAGACAAATATTGCCTTTACGGCAATTTATATAGACTACATTTCAGTATAAAGCAACGATAGAGCTTAACGTGTAATAAACATTTTAGCAGTAACAACAAGCTGGTAGCATGGCGGTAAACATTTTTTGGTTGAGTTCTGCAAGCTTTCCAGCGACAGTGAAAGCTCCACGAGCATGAGCAGTTAAGAGTTTGCTGCCGTGagtaaatcaatatttcaaatcttgAATGAACGCGCGCCTCACGACGTATCCTCGaattaaccaaatattttactttcaacgATTTTGActcaaatgaatttttttgttgCATGTACGACTaacagattaaaaaatatttgtcatatGTAGCTATAAATGCCTTGGTAAATcggtatttttatttagaaagaattttatgcaatacataaatttacgagaaaatacatttgtaaatacatataatatataaagaatatatttttgttttattagaaaatataaggAATGATTTATACGTTATCATTTCACTTTCCTTTAAAAATAATAGTGTAAAGTAGTAATATGAAAACTGTTCTTCAGTTGTAGTCAATACTtcttagttataatattaacattaatattaattaagtcAAGACTCTTTTATGGCTTTATCCGCCGAAGTCagcatttttgaaaattcagagTTCGGATGAGATAAGAGTATGGATGGTGTATCGAATTCAATTATCTGCCCATTTTTCATAACAATAACGCGGTTACATGAAACCACAGTCTTTAAACGATGAGCAATTGTCAGTACGGTacagtttgaaaattcattttgtattgTACTTTGCACTGCCTCTTCAGTCTCAGGATCGACAGCAGCTGTTGCTTCATCCAGTATCATTACCTACaattaatggaattaaaattattgttactaaattaatttaatttaacaatacacagtatgaattattcattgcagttctatatttcaaaatgcAATGAATACGAATAACAAATACTATACTTTAGTATTGCGTAAAAGTGCTCTGGTTAAACAAAGCAATTGCCTTTCACCAACACTCAGATTTTTTCCTCCGACTTCAACAAACGCATCCAGTTGTCCTAACATATGTCTTACCCTCTCTTTCATTTGTGTTTTTTCTAAAGCGCTCCAAATATCTGAGTCACTGCATTGCTTAAATGGGTCTAAATTTGATctacaataaaaatgaataatttcttaaaccATTTTTTAAACACTTTAACCTTTTAAAGATAATTACCTGATAGTCCCGCTGAATAAAACAGGATCTTGAGGAATTATAGATAGTTTACTTCTCAATAACTCTAGGTTTATTTTCGCTATATCTACgccatcaattttaattttcccAGATGAAATTTCAACTAATCTGAACAAAGCAACGACAAGAGAACTTTTTCCAGCCCCCGTTCGTCCAACGATACCTGAAATCCATTACATCGCGCCCTAAATAATTATCAGTAAATATAAGAATCATTTTTTAAGTCACTCCTACCTATGTGTTCACCGGCGTTAATagtaaacgaaatattatttaacactggCAACAGTTCTTTTCTATAACGCAACTGAACTTTATGGAATTCCAGCTTCCCATGAGTTGGCCACTCATTGGAAGGGTTTACAGGAGCTTTGCTGACGATGCCTTCCTTTTGTAAAGTCTGTATTATTTATGCATATACctggatttaattaaaatattttgtacgatGTATTACTAAAATGTATATTCGTTTACTGACTCTCAAATAGTAGCCTATTCTTTCGACACTTATGAAACGTGTTTCTGTTTCCGCCATTAACCGTACAGTATACTGAAAAACACCTGTCATTTGGGTGGAATATGCCATTGCTAAACCGGCGAAAGCTGGTGGTATCTGATTTTTTAGCGCTATCACAAGAAAGGCGGTGATAGATGAGGAAACAATTGCCAAACTATCGAGCCTTGCAGCTGACCATCTCATAACTGACTGACAGAGGTAAAGACACAAATTATTTAAGTCAAACAGTTCCTCAAATCTAGAAAATAATAACTTGTTAAGAACTTGTAATAATCGCAACATCCAATTTATTATctgttcaaataatttcaatgaaaataaacatactTATTTATAAAAGCTTTCTCCTTTTGAAACGCATGAATGGTGTTCGTGCCATGTACAGTAGTCGTGACAAAACTTAGAATGGGTGATTTCGAAGTACTTTCCATCCGCTTAAAGTCTCTCATTGCAACtctaaaaacaattttctatatttaaatgctcttcgatattatttaaaaatctgtttgTTTTACCTAAATATTCTACTAATGTAAAAGAAAGTGGCCCCAAGAATAATTAATGGCAACGAAAACCATGGTATTATTGAACATATGAAAATAATTGGGAAACTGCATGTGAAGAAATTCTGTACCATATTTTCTACGGAAATTGGAATGTAGTTGTCcactataataaaaaaaataataaattagacaAGTAAGATAATTTCCATTTATAATAccggtagaaatatttaaaaagcttTCACCTTCGTCCACATCACGgctgaaaatattttgtattctacCGCTAGGCGTGGATTCAAAGAATGTTAACGTGGATTCAATCATTTTTTTGAACACTTTATTATGTAGTGCCGTCGAAGCACTTATTGTAGTATAGCTAATAATTAAACCACGTATCAGActtgtaaataaaatagctccAATGCAGGCTCcgtaaatattttgataatatgtAAAGTCAGGATTGTCATTTAAGTTTTCTGAtactatagtttcattagttttaggGTCGGTAATGTTCTTGAAAAAATGATACAATAGAGATATAAGACATgcttcagaaatatattttatgttacaattattatacgcaagtataataattctataagaAATATATGATTAATTACGTTTATAATCAGTAgattcaaaaaattcaaaaagacacgaaatttaatttaaagttcataattttttacagtttcttATTGTCCTGAGAATATATTGAATCActgtatataatagtataaaaaaTACTTACTCCACCACCAGCCTTAATCCATATAGCTAACCACCAAGAACTAAATGTAGAGCTTCCTACGTTCAAAAAAAGTGTACAAAATACTAAAACTCCTATAAAATAACCACCCGCAGATTTTATGTATACGTGGTACGTGTGCGCTTTCACTGTACCCGTTTCCACTTTTTCTTCCGTGGTTAAAGACGATcctaaaaaaatacatataaattaaattatattcaaattataattgatttgtGACACATACCTCCTCCAGACATTCTATTTGATACTTCGCCATTGTTGGAGTCATGCAATGAACTACTATTTGCTACAATTTGTGTTTTCAAATTCTTGCTGGAgtttttactttcaatttgaGCACTTGTGGTTGATGgtttactaaataaaattaaattatataatacgattatgttgttaaaattcgaaatattaaacgCATCATTTATACAACGCTCACTCTTTTGTATTGTCCTCGGTTGTTAACAGTGAACTGTTCACCATTGAAGTATATTCCTTATTTAGTTGCATCAACTCATCATGCGTGCCTTGTTCTATAATTCTACCGTTACTCAATAAGTAGATTTCATCACAGTGTTTTAGAAactaaaatttatagaaaattgtatTACTCGTTAATAGCACAATAAACATATAATCGAATATGAATGAAACATACTTGAACTTGATGCGTCACAAAAAGAACACATTTGTTCTTGAGTGCTCcaagaattaaattcttaaaaatgtatGATCCCACGTGAACATCTACTGCGCTTAATGGATCATCCAACAAATAAATATCTCTATGAACAGATGAAAAcagtgaatattttttacagtgTAAATATAGTATTGATTTTCATtgagatgaaaaatattttaagatggAAAATTTCTTACCGGTTGGCATATAGTGCTCTAGCCAGAGCAACTCTTTGCTTTTGACCACCTGACAAATTAATACCTCTCTCGCCTATTTCAGTATCATCTCCACCGGGTAACATGTTTATGTCTTCTTTTAAGTTACATACTGTAACTGCATGATAATATCGCTTAGCGTCAAACTGATTACCAAATAAGATATTTTCTCTAAGCGTTGCGTTAACAATCCATGCTTGCTGACTAACATAGGCGCATGAACCTTCTCTCAAGAGTTGCCCATTAGTCATTTTCAATTGTCCCAAGGCAGCAAGTAATAGACTAGATTTTCCACTTCCTACGTGGCCACAGATTCCTACTAATCCGCCTTTTTCTGCCTCAAATTTAATTTGAGAAAGCACTTCAACATATTGAGTCCCTTTAGAAGGTTCAGTTAGTTTTTCTAATTCGACTTTGTTCCTCGAATCTGAAGAGTCTTTTCTGAAATAAAATGTCGAAAACTGACTTCGATAACAtagcaaaaaataataataaatgttttagtAATAACATAAACTCAcgttttttcattattaaaattttttgatTCGTTATAATTTTGATTCAAAATCGAGTTTTCATATACAAATGTACCGTTAGCAATGACTACCGCTTGTGATTTTACAACTGCTTTTGATATATGGCATGTGTGTTCTTCTAGAAGTAATACATTCTGCACAAAAAGCACTAATCATTAAAAGTGTATGGCAAAGTAAAATAGGAGAAGTAATTTCATTATACAACAGCATGTTTCTTAAAAACATTTTCTAGCTGTATTAATAATTGGTATATTTATCTCTTAATCCATGCAAcacatatttataaacattgacAAGTGTTCAGAGTAATCCAATCAACGTAATTACTTGAATGTTATCTGCATTACTATTAATGATAATTTCatgatcatttttaatttctgaaattttatcaattaCAACATATACCTTTCAAATCATATTtcttgtttgaataattgattattcaaatataattgagTTGCCCTGTACTTGCCAgtacgtttaaaataaaaatcattgcaCACTACTTTGTTCAAAGCACACAACTAAAATGAGCAAAGAAATTACTAAATGTTATCATGCATAAAGCAATTATGTAAATTCACTATAAATGTTTAAGCTGTTGCAACATACATAAAGTGCaaaataagtt of Nomia melanderi isolate GNS246 chromosome 5, iyNomMela1, whole genome shotgun sequence contains these proteins:
- the LOC143174502 gene encoding ATP-binding cassette sub-family C member 5-like isoform X1, which produces MDERHKEDTVVNNEEVENNENLNFNIERYSDNNKGQHFLLPSPNARSPKIAVEYIRRSDISRYNPALRNLIPIRHEKSDKESMPADNAGLFSYVLYTWITPYIWKAYKKGISINDIPHISSYESCKYNTQRLEVLWQEELNERGPNMASFPMVAWRFVRTRIYIAWFLITCSTICGFLSPMILMKKVLEHVQSPEEDVWEGIKWAILLTCCDVLRMIFFTWTWNTNIRTALRLKSACISLLYKKIIRLNSLGNKSTGEIINLFTNDSQRLFEVIIYGPMVLNGPIIVTCGIIYILWILSPLALLGTVVFILFYPFQYLISRVVGYFRSKTVIVTDIRVKLMNEILECIKLIKMYSWEKYFSRKLLDIRKKEEHWLHKTVYFQSLAISLTPAVPAISAIITVLAHLSSSSSITAAQAFPVTTFFGSMLRLALVSLKDSTRYFFDARITLRRLKVFPFISLLNSQFRSSFMFLQVALVQIAESKITLNRLQNVLLLEEHTCHISKAVVKSQAVVIANGTFVYENSILNQNYNESKNFNNEKTKDSSDSRNKVELEKLTEPSKGTQYVEVLSQIKFEAEKGGLVGICGHVGSGKSSLLLAALGQLKMTNGQLLREGSCAYVSQQAWIVNATLRENILFGNQFDAKRYYHAVTVCNLKEDINMLPGGDDTEIGERGINLSGGQKQRVALARALYANRDIYLLDDPLSAVDVHVGSYIFKNLILGALKNKCVLFVTHQVQFLKHCDEIYLLSNGRIIEQGTHDELMQLNKEYTSMVNSSLLTTEDNTKDKPSTTSAQIESKNSSKNLKTQIVANSSSLHDSNNGEVSNRMSGGGSSLTTEEKVETGTVKAHTYHVYIKSAGGYFIGVLVFCTLFLNVGSSTFSSWWLAIWIKAGGGNITDPKTNETIVSENLNDNPDFTYYQNIYGACIGAILFTSLIRGLIISYTTISASTALHNKVFKKMIESTLTFFESTPSGRIQNIFSRDVDEVDNYIPISVENMVQNFFTCSFPIIFICSIIPWFSLPLIILGATFFYISRIFRVAMRDFKRMESTSKSPILSFVTTTVHGTNTIHAFQKEKAFINKFEELFDLNNLCLYLCQSVMRWSAARLDSLAIVSSSITAFLVIALKNQIPPAFAGLAMAYSTQMTGVFQYTVRLMAETETRFISVERIGYYLRTLQKEGIVSKAPVNPSNEWPTHGKLEFHKVQLRYRKELLPVLNNISFTINAGEHIGIVGRTGAGKSSLVVALFRLVEISSGKIKIDGVDIAKINLELLRSKLSIIPQDPVLFSGTIRSNLDPFKQCSDSDIWSALEKTQMKERVRHMLGQLDAFVEVGGKNLSVGERQLLCLTRALLRNTKVMILDEATAAVDPETEEAVQSTIQNEFSNCTVLTIAHRLKTVVSCNRVIVMKNGQIIEFDTPSILLSHPNSEFSKMLTSADKAIKES
- the LOC143174502 gene encoding ATP-binding cassette sub-family C member 5-like isoform X4; translated protein: MDERHKEDTVVNNEEVENNENLNFNIERYSDNNKGQHFLLPSPNARSPKIAVEYIRRSDISRYNPALRNLIPIRHEKSDKESMPADNAGLFSYVLYTWITPYIWKAYKKGISINDIPHISSYESCKYNTQRLEVLWQEELNERGPNMASFPMVAWRFVRTRIYIAWFLITCSTICGFLSPMILMKKVLEHVQSPEEDVWEGIKWAILLTCCDVLRMIFFTWTWNTNIRTALRLKSACISLLYKKIIRLNSLGNKSTGEIINLFTNDSQRLFEVIIYGPMVLNGPIIVTCGIIYILWILSPLALLGTVVFILFYPFQYLISRVVGYFRSKTVIVTDIRVKLMNEILECIKLIKMYSWEKYFSRKLLDIRKKEEHWLHKTVYFQSLAISLTPAVPAISAIITVLAHLSSSSSITAAQNVLLLEEHTCHISKAVVKSQAVVIANGTFVYENSILNQNYNESKNFNNEKTKDSSDSRNKVELEKLTEPSKGTQYVEVLSQIKFEAEKGGLVGICGHVGSGKSSLLLAALGQLKMTNGQLLREGSCAYVSQQAWIVNATLRENILFGNQFDAKRYYHAVTVCNLKEDINMLPGGDDTEIGERGINLSGGQKQRVALARALYANRDIYLLDDPLSAVDVHVGSYIFKNLILGALKNKCVLFVTHQVQFLKHCDEIYLLSNGRIIEQGTHDELMQLNKEYTSMVNSSLLTTEDNTKDKPSTTSAQIESKNSSKNLKTQIVANSSSLHDSNNGEVSNRMSGGGSSLTTEEKVETGTVKAHTYHVYIKSAGGYFIGVLVFCTLFLNVGSSTFSSWWLAIWIKAGGGNITDPKTNETIVSENLNDNPDFTYYQNIYGACIGAILFTSLIRGLIISYTTISASTALHNKVFKKMIESTLTFFESTPSGRIQNIFSRDVDEVDNYIPISVENMVQNFFTCSFPIIFICSIIPWFSLPLIILGATFFYISRIFRVAMRDFKRMESTSKSPILSFVTTTVHGTNTIHAFQKEKAFINKFEELFDLNNLCLYLCQSVMRWSAARLDSLAIVSSSITAFLVIALKNQIPPAFAGLAMAYSTQMTGVFQYTVRLMAETETRFISVERIGYYLRTLQKEGIVSKAPVNPSNEWPTHGKLEFHKVQLRYRKELLPVLNNISFTINAGEHIGIVGRTGAGKSSLVVALFRLVEISSGKIKIDGVDIAKINLELLRSKLSIIPQDPVLFSGTIRSNLDPFKQCSDSDIWSALEKTQMKERVRHMLGQLDAFVEVGGKNLSVGERQLLCLTRALLRNTKVMILDEATAAVDPETEEAVQSTIQNEFSNCTVLTIAHRLKTVVSCNRVIVMKNGQIIEFDTPSILLSHPNSEFSKMLTSADKAIKES
- the LOC143174502 gene encoding ATP-binding cassette sub-family C member 5-like isoform X2; the encoded protein is MDERHKEDTVVNNEEVENNENLNFNIERYSDNNKGQHFLLPSPNARSPKIAVEYIRRSDISRYNPALRNLIPIRHEKSDKESMPADNAGLFSYVLYTWITPYIWKAYKKGISINDIPHISSYESCKYNTQRLEVLWQEELNERGPNMASFPMVAWRFVRTRIYIAWFLITCSTICGFLSPMILMKKVLEHVQSPEEDVWEGIKWAILLTCCDVLRMIFFTWTWNTNIRTALRLKSACISLLYKKIIRLNSLGNKSTGEIINLFTNDSQRLFEVIIYGPMVLNGPIIVTCGIIYILWILSPLALLGTVVFILFYPFQYLISRVVGYFRSKTVIVTDIRVKLMNEILECIKLIKMYSWEKYFSRKLLDIRKKEEHWLHKTVYFQSLAISLTPAVPAISAIITVLAHLSSSSSITAAQVFPFISLLNSQFRSSFMFLQVALVQIAESKITLNRLQNVLLLEEHTCHISKAVVKSQAVVIANGTFVYENSILNQNYNESKNFNNEKTKDSSDSRNKVELEKLTEPSKGTQYVEVLSQIKFEAEKGGLVGICGHVGSGKSSLLLAALGQLKMTNGQLLREGSCAYVSQQAWIVNATLRENILFGNQFDAKRYYHAVTVCNLKEDINMLPGGDDTEIGERGINLSGGQKQRVALARALYANRDIYLLDDPLSAVDVHVGSYIFKNLILGALKNKCVLFVTHQVQFLKHCDEIYLLSNGRIIEQGTHDELMQLNKEYTSMVNSSLLTTEDNTKDKPSTTSAQIESKNSSKNLKTQIVANSSSLHDSNNGEVSNRMSGGGSSLTTEEKVETGTVKAHTYHVYIKSAGGYFIGVLVFCTLFLNVGSSTFSSWWLAIWIKAGGGNITDPKTNETIVSENLNDNPDFTYYQNIYGACIGAILFTSLIRGLIISYTTISASTALHNKVFKKMIESTLTFFESTPSGRIQNIFSRDVDEVDNYIPISVENMVQNFFTCSFPIIFICSIIPWFSLPLIILGATFFYISRIFRVAMRDFKRMESTSKSPILSFVTTTVHGTNTIHAFQKEKAFINKFEELFDLNNLCLYLCQSVMRWSAARLDSLAIVSSSITAFLVIALKNQIPPAFAGLAMAYSTQMTGVFQYTVRLMAETETRFISVERIGYYLRTLQKEGIVSKAPVNPSNEWPTHGKLEFHKVQLRYRKELLPVLNNISFTINAGEHIGIVGRTGAGKSSLVVALFRLVEISSGKIKIDGVDIAKINLELLRSKLSIIPQDPVLFSGTIRSNLDPFKQCSDSDIWSALEKTQMKERVRHMLGQLDAFVEVGGKNLSVGERQLLCLTRALLRNTKVMILDEATAAVDPETEEAVQSTIQNEFSNCTVLTIAHRLKTVVSCNRVIVMKNGQIIEFDTPSILLSHPNSEFSKMLTSADKAIKES
- the LOC143174502 gene encoding ATP-binding cassette sub-family C member 5-like isoform X3, with the translated sequence MDERHKEDTVVNNEEVENNENLNFNIERYSDNNKGQHFLLPSPNARSPKIAVEYIRRSDISRYNPALRNLIPIRHEKSDKESMPADNAGLFSYVLYTWITPYIWKAYKKGISINDIPHISSYESCKYNTQRLEVLWQEELNERGPNMASFPMVAWRFVRTRIYIAWFLITCSTICGFLSPMILMKKVLEHVQSPEEDVWEGIKWAILLTCCDVLRMIFFTWTWNTNIRTALRLKSACISLLYKKIIRLNSLGNKSTGEIINLFTNDSQRLFEVIIYGPMVLNGPIIVTCGIIYILWILSPLALLGTVVFILFYPFQYLISRVVGYFRSKTVIVTDIRVKLMNEILECIKLIKMYSWEKYFSRKLLDIRKKEEHWLHKTVYFQSLAISLTPAVPAISAIITVLAHLSSSSSITAAQAFPVTTFFGSMLRLALVSLKDSTRYFFDARITLRRLKNVLLLEEHTCHISKAVVKSQAVVIANGTFVYENSILNQNYNESKNFNNEKTKDSSDSRNKVELEKLTEPSKGTQYVEVLSQIKFEAEKGGLVGICGHVGSGKSSLLLAALGQLKMTNGQLLREGSCAYVSQQAWIVNATLRENILFGNQFDAKRYYHAVTVCNLKEDINMLPGGDDTEIGERGINLSGGQKQRVALARALYANRDIYLLDDPLSAVDVHVGSYIFKNLILGALKNKCVLFVTHQVQFLKHCDEIYLLSNGRIIEQGTHDELMQLNKEYTSMVNSSLLTTEDNTKDKPSTTSAQIESKNSSKNLKTQIVANSSSLHDSNNGEVSNRMSGGGSSLTTEEKVETGTVKAHTYHVYIKSAGGYFIGVLVFCTLFLNVGSSTFSSWWLAIWIKAGGGNITDPKTNETIVSENLNDNPDFTYYQNIYGACIGAILFTSLIRGLIISYTTISASTALHNKVFKKMIESTLTFFESTPSGRIQNIFSRDVDEVDNYIPISVENMVQNFFTCSFPIIFICSIIPWFSLPLIILGATFFYISRIFRVAMRDFKRMESTSKSPILSFVTTTVHGTNTIHAFQKEKAFINKFEELFDLNNLCLYLCQSVMRWSAARLDSLAIVSSSITAFLVIALKNQIPPAFAGLAMAYSTQMTGVFQYTVRLMAETETRFISVERIGYYLRTLQKEGIVSKAPVNPSNEWPTHGKLEFHKVQLRYRKELLPVLNNISFTINAGEHIGIVGRTGAGKSSLVVALFRLVEISSGKIKIDGVDIAKINLELLRSKLSIIPQDPVLFSGTIRSNLDPFKQCSDSDIWSALEKTQMKERVRHMLGQLDAFVEVGGKNLSVGERQLLCLTRALLRNTKVMILDEATAAVDPETEEAVQSTIQNEFSNCTVLTIAHRLKTVVSCNRVIVMKNGQIIEFDTPSILLSHPNSEFSKMLTSADKAIKES